From a single Ciconia boyciana chromosome 6, ASM3463844v1, whole genome shotgun sequence genomic region:
- the LOC140653677 gene encoding uncharacterized protein, which produces MAGGGPARGPGQCPCGRRISVTDEHDRCVLCLGAGHDPQGCGACAGMAPYAARLRWEQLRALLQARPGGGADPRPERVSCGAAKGKATKRRHELAFPASGQGCVPALQPATLLRLPAEPGRAALLKDPLWSSPKTELPPQSKTFAVPDNTCSPQTKRCRVRTKQNPKASSPRTLKPPPSSSFVSQSPLHPLHPVSGPEPQSGEFQWLAMLSDLARSILLIAEAASRPSEPPPELAADPLVSSSAAGMLLEPRTSSGSQELSLSLDKAVASSGMPPLPAVSGQPPSSPCERVSPRPTSPTGGCDSSSWKPGVAFGDDGCCCDSSGEDDLADLAYRFRTEEQEGDTSASENPSFPQFLKRLAKLVGFHLIPFQESTGSLIDQYLDQKPSCNRVAMPLHPILDKLVKKVWQKPHTVPPVSKEIERKYILSEDAVGYVSQPAHESVVVEAAMAREKAGREHGTAPQNPELRCLDSFGQRAYQSAAAALRVVDYQVYMARGQVELWKKVSALAKHLPQDQRQAFQAVVLEGADLARHQVRAAFDAGDTVARAAASGVDARRSAWLQASSFHEEVQTKLENLPYTGENLFGEQVEATLQRAKERQATLRFLRSVYCPSAPCSGVGKGKAPLHKPAFTSTVCFKGVQCPSGKGAPPE; this is translated from the coding sequence ATGGCGGGGGGCGGGCCTGCCCGAGGGCCCGGGCAGTGCCCCTGCGGCCGCAGGATCTCGGTGACAGATGAGCACGACCGTTGCGTCCTCTGCCTGGGCGCGGGCCACGAcccgcagggctgcggggccTGTGCCGGCATGGCCCCCTACGCTGCCCGCCTTCGCTGGGAGCAGCTCCGCGCCCTGCtgcaggcccggcccggcggtgGCGCTGACCCGCGCCCTGAGCGGGTGAGCTGCGGGGCAGCCAAGGGGAAAGCCACCAAGCGCCGGCATGAGCTCGCGTTCCCTGCCAGTGGCCAGGGCTGCGTCCCAGCACTACAGCCGGCAACCCTGCTGCGCCTtccagcagagcctgggagaGCGGCTCTGCTGAAGGACCCGCTGTGGTCATCTCCAAAAACTGAGTTACCTCCCCAAAGCAAAACTTTCGCAGTACCTGACAACACGTGCTCCCCACAGACGAAGCGCTGTCGTGTAAGGACCAAACAGAACCCAAAAGCTTCAAGCCCACGAACACTGAAGCCACCACCTTCAAGCAGTTTTGTGTCCCAGTCTCCACTCCATCCCCTCCACCCCGTGTCAGGACCAGAACCGCAATCTGGGGAATTTCAGTGGCTGGCTATGCTCTCAGACCTGGCCAGATCCATCCTCCTAATTGCTGAGGCTGCCTCAAGACCCAGTGAGCCACCTCCAGAACTTGCCGCAGATCCTTTGGTGAGCTCCAGTGCAGCCGGGATGCTTTTGGAACCAAGGACGTCCTCCGGATCTCAAGAGCTGTCTCTCTCACTGGACAAAGCAGTTGCCTCAAGTGGAATGCCCCCTCTGCCAGCAGTCTCAGGACAGCCGCCATCATCCCCCTGTGAAAGAGTGTCCCCTCGCCCCACCTCGCCAACAGGGGGTTGTGACTCATCCAGCTGGAAGCCAGGTGTTGCTTTTGGGGACGATGGTTGTTGCTGTGATTCTTCTGGAGAGGATGATTTGGCTGATCTTGCCTACCGTTTTAGAACAGAAGAACAAGAGGGTGATACTTCCGCATCAGAAAATCCATCTTTCCCCCAGTTCTTGAAAAGATTGGCTAAACTGGTTGgatttcatttaattccattccAGGAGTCAACAGGGAGTCTCATTGATCAGTATCTGGATCAAAAGCCCTCCTGCAACAGAGTTGCCATGCCCTTGCATCCTATCTTGGACAAGCTGGTAAAGAAAGTCTGGCAGAAACCCCACACCGTTCCTCCCGTATCAAAGGAAATTGAGAGAAAATACATCCTGTCTGAGGATGCGGTCGGTTACGTCTCTCAACCTGCACATGAAAGCGTGGTAGTCGAGGCAGCAATGGCAAGGGAGAAGGCAGGCCGGGAGCATGGtactgcaccccaaaacccggAACTGCGATGCCTGGATTCATTTGGCCAGAGGGCTTACCAGTCGGCAGCTGCAGCCCTTCGTGTCGTGGACTATCAAGTCTACATGGCCAGAGGGCAAGTTGAGCTCTGGAAGAAAGTTTCTGCGCTAGCAAAACATCTTCCGCAAGACCAGCGTCAGGCCTTCCAGGCCGTTGTTCTCGAGGGCGCGGACCTGGCCAGGCACCAGGTGCGAGCAGCCTTTGACGCAGGGGATACGGTGGCGAGAGCCGCTGCCTCGGGGGTGGATGCACGGCGGTCTGCTTGGCTGCAAGCCTCCAGCTTCCACGAGGAGGTCCAAACAAAACTCGAGAACTTACCCTACACAGGGGAGAATCTCTTTGGGGAACAGGTGGAAGCTACTTTACAAAGAGCCAAAGAAAGGCAGGCCACGCTGCGCTTCCTGAGGTCCGTGTACTGCCCCTCGGCCCCCTGCAgcggggtggggaaggggaaagctCCTCTGCATAAGCCGGCTTTCACATCCACTGTTTGTTTCAAGGGTGTGCAGTGCCCTTCTGGGAAGGGTGCCCCACCAGAGTAG
- the LPXN gene encoding leupaxin: MEDLDALLAELEQSSHPASKDYVLQAPSSCKQDTATARPPAPRGHEPLASAALKVQLPPQTQPSGEALRTACSGPVQDPQPPLPSPPPTPAARQLDELLADLAHTQSKLGAAGQGASVPAEPSLDNMLGSLTRDLQELGITAAPAGVCAACRKPIAGKVLTALGKTWHPEHFTCARCGQELGGRPFFERGGRAYCEEDYHQAFSPRCAYCAGPIREKVLTALDQTWHPEHFFCAHCGKVFGDDGFHERSGKPYCRQDFLAMFAPKCQGCERPVMDNYLSALQGVWHPECFVCAECLSGFASGSFFELEGRPYCELHFHQRQGSICHGCGRPVTGRCITAAGRKYHPEHFICAYCLGQLQKGTFREHGNKMYCQACHDKLFL, encoded by the exons ATGGAGGATTTAG ATGCTTTGCTGGCAGAACTGGAGCAGAGCTCTCACCCAGCCTCCAAGGACTACGTGCTGCAAGCACCGAGCTCCTGCAAGCAGGACACGGCCACAGCTAGGCCCCCTGCCCCCCGTGGCCATGAGCCGCTTGCCTCGGCGGCCCTGAAG GTGCAGCTGCCACCTCAGACTCAGCCTTCAGGAGAAGCTTTGAGGACAGCGTGCAG CGGCCCTGTACAGGACCCGCAGCCGCCGCTCCCCTCGCCCCCACCCACGCCGGCCGCCCGGCAGCTGGACGAGCTCCTGGCCGACCTGGCCCACACGCAGAGCAAG CtaggggctgcggggcagggagcCAGCGTGCCCGCGGAGCCCTCGCTGGACAACATGCTGGGCAGCCTCACCAGGGacctgcaggagctgggcatcACGGCCGCCCCCGCTGGCGTCTGTGCCGCTTGCCGCAAGCCCATCGCCGGCAAG GTGCTCACGGCCCTGGGCAAAACCTGGCACCCCGAGCACTTCACCTGCGCCCGCTGCGGGCAGGAGCTGGGCGGCCGGCCCTTCTTtgagcggggcgggcgggcgtaCTGCGAGGAGGACTACCACCAGGCCTTCTCCCCCCGCTGCGCCTACTGTGCCGGCCCCATCCGTGAG AAAGTCCTCACGGCCCTGGACCAGACCTGGCACCCCGAACACTTCTTCTGTGCCCACTGCGGAAAGGTGTTTGGCGATGATG GTTTCCACGAGCGGAGCGGGAAGCCATACTGTCGCCAGGACTTCCTGGCCATGTTTGCCCCGAAATGCCAGGGCTGTGAGCGCCCCGTGATGGACAATTACCTGTCGGCCCTGCAGGGCGTCTGGCACCCCGAGTGCTTCGTGTGCGCG GAGTGCCTGAGTGGCTTTGCCAGCGGCTCCTTCTTCGAGCTGGAGGGTCGGCCCTACTGCGAGCTGCACTTCCACCAGCGGCAGGGCAGCATCTGCCACGGCTGCGGCCGCCCCGTGACCGGCCGCTGCATCACGGCCGCGGGGCGCAAGTACCACCCCGAGCACTTCATCTGCGCCTACTGCCTGGGCCAGCTGCAGAAAGGCACCTTCCGCGAGCACGGCAACAAGATGTACTGCCAGGCCTGCCACGACAAGCTCTTCCTCTGA